A single genomic interval of Halobacillus halophilus DSM 2266 harbors:
- the hpf gene encoding ribosome hibernation-promoting factor, HPF/YfiA family: protein MLQYTIRGENLEVTDSIKDYVEKKVGKLERYFDNPPSSEVHVNLSVYNDEQTIEVTIPMKNLLLRAEEHNTDLYAAIDLVVDKLERQIRKHKTKVNRKFRQEGAPKHVFAELEREAQQEQLKEEESSDFDIQIVKTKRFDLKPMDSEEAALQMDMLGHNFYVFTNANTDETNIVYKRRDGRYGLIET from the coding sequence ATGCTACAATATACCATTCGTGGTGAGAACCTAGAAGTGACAGATTCTATTAAGGATTATGTGGAGAAAAAGGTGGGCAAACTGGAGCGCTACTTTGATAATCCACCATCTTCTGAGGTTCACGTAAACTTAAGTGTCTATAATGATGAGCAGACAATCGAGGTCACAATTCCAATGAAGAACCTGCTTCTTCGTGCGGAGGAACACAATACAGATTTATATGCTGCCATCGACCTTGTGGTTGATAAATTGGAACGACAAATTCGTAAGCATAAAACGAAGGTAAACCGTAAGTTCCGCCAGGAAGGTGCTCCAAAACATGTATTTGCTGAACTGGAACGTGAAGCTCAGCAAGAGCAGTTGAAAGAAGAAGAAAGCAGTGATTTTGATATTCAAATTGTAAAAACGAAACGTTTTGACCTGAAACCAATGGACAGTGAAGAAGCTGCCCTGCAGATGGACATGCTGGGACATAATTTCTACGTTTTTACAAATGCGAATACTGATGAGACAAACATCGTATATAAACGCCGTGACGGACGTTATGGCCTAATTGAAACTTGA